The Sinorhizobium alkalisoli genomic interval CTGGTAGTCGCCGCCACGCGTCGGCCGCTCGCTGCCTGCCCATCGGGTCGCGCGCTGGTCGTGACGGGCGATTCCTTGCGGCGGAGCGGGGCAATCGAGATCCATGCCGATCATGGCAAGCCTGGCGCATCGCCACAGATGCGCGTCGTCAATTCGTTTCGGTCCACACAGCGGCCGTGGGAGCGCCATCGCCGCTACGATTGGCGCAGCGGCACCTTCTTTTCCGAGCAACTGCCTCCTTGACGAAAGCGTCGGAACGATCGCAACACCGCGCCTAAGTCTGCGTCACTAATCTTGATTATTTAACTCCACAAATCCTTGTCATCGCCCTGCGGTTTGTCGTAAGGATGTGCCAATGGATGGTGCCCGCGCCCGTGATTGTCGCGGCAAGCAAAGACAAAATGAGGAATGGGATGGCGAATCGGAGCCGACCGATATTGAACGTCCTGATTGCGACGACGCTCGCCATTCTCCTGGCCGGCCCCGCCGCGAAAGGATTGGCGCAGACGGTGGCGCCCGCGCCGCTCGGCGAACAGCCGGCACTGCCCGCCGCCCCGATGCCGAATGTGCCGCTCGACATCCAGACGGCCCAGGCGCCGGTTCTTCCGCACGACCTTTCGCCGATCGGCATGTTCCTTGCAGCCGACGTCGTCGTTAAGGGTGTGATGATCGCCTTGGCGCTGGCCTCTGTCGCAAGCTGGACGATCTTCCTCGCGAAGACGCTTGAACTGGCGCAGGCGAAATCGCGGCTGACGCGCTCGGTGCAGGTCCTGACTGCGGCAAACGGGCTGGCGGACGTGAAGATGGACCTTGGCCGCAGGGCCGGCATTGCCGCGGATATGGTGGCTGCAGCGCGCGACGAGATGGTCCGCTCGGAGCCGGTGCTCGACCATACGCCGGCCGCCGGCGTCAAGGAGCGCATATCGTCGCTGCTCAACCGCATCGAGGTTCGCGCCGGCAAGCGCATGAGCATTGGCACCGGCATCCTGGCGTCGATCGGCTCTGTCGGTCCCTTCGTCGGCCTCTTCGGGACCGTCTGGGGAATCATGAATTCCTTCATCGGCATCAGCAGGGCGCAGACGACCAATCTGGCGATCGTCGCACCGGGCATTGCCGAAGCGCTGATGGCCACCGCGATCGGTCTTGTCGCCGCCATTCCGGCGGTGCTGATCTACAACTATTTCGCCCGCTCCGTCAGCGGCTATAGACTGATCCTTGCGGATGCCGCTGCCGCCGTCGAGCGCCTGGTGAGCCGCGATCTCGACCATCGTCAAAGCCGCGAGGCGCAGCCGCGCCGGCAGGAGGGTTATGCCCCTGGCGCCGACACCGCATTCGCCAGAATTGGATAACGGCCATGGCGGGAAGGATTTCCGAAGACGGCGGCGAGCTCGACGAGAACAGCGAGATCAACGTCACGCCCTTCATCGACGTCATGCTCGTTCTCTTGATCATCTTCATGGTTGCCGCCCCGCTAGCAACGGTCGACGTGAAGGTGGATCTGCCGCAATCCGCCGCAAAACCGACGCCGCACGACGACAAGCCGGTTTTCGTGACGCTGAAATCCGATCTCACCCTGGCGGTCGGCAATGAGGAAGCGGCCCGCGAGACCTTCTCCTCCGTGCTCGACCGGGTCAGCGGTGCGAACAGGGAAAGACGCGTTCTCCTGCGCGCAGACCGGCTGGTCGACTACGGCGAGCTCATGGCGGTGATGAACCTCATCCAGCGGGCCGGCTACAGCAGGATCGCTCTGGTCGGTCTCGAGGCGGCGCCTGCGCCCTGACGAACAACGCGTCGCGTTGCGCCCTTTGCGATGCCCCTGCGGGCGGCAACGTTCCTTTTTCTATCCCGAAACGCCGCGGTCGCTTGAAACCGGCGATGCGGCGAATTATGAGCTTAGGCTAGGGCTGCCGGGCAGCCAGGCTGAAGACAGTGCGGTTCGCCCGGCCAAAGGGCGCCGCG includes:
- the exbD gene encoding TonB system transport protein ExbD encodes the protein MAGRISEDGGELDENSEINVTPFIDVMLVLLIIFMVAAPLATVDVKVDLPQSAAKPTPHDDKPVFVTLKSDLTLAVGNEEAARETFSSVLDRVSGANRERRVLLRADRLVDYGELMAVMNLIQRAGYSRIALVGLEAAPAP
- the exbB gene encoding tonB-system energizer ExbB, with protein sequence MANRSRPILNVLIATTLAILLAGPAAKGLAQTVAPAPLGEQPALPAAPMPNVPLDIQTAQAPVLPHDLSPIGMFLAADVVVKGVMIALALASVASWTIFLAKTLELAQAKSRLTRSVQVLTAANGLADVKMDLGRRAGIAADMVAAARDEMVRSEPVLDHTPAAGVKERISSLLNRIEVRAGKRMSIGTGILASIGSVGPFVGLFGTVWGIMNSFIGISRAQTTNLAIVAPGIAEALMATAIGLVAAIPAVLIYNYFARSVSGYRLILADAAAAVERLVSRDLDHRQSREAQPRRQEGYAPGADTAFARIG